Proteins encoded by one window of Nodosilinea sp. PGN35:
- a CDS encoding nucleotidyltransferase family protein — protein MTISQVEGQHIISPEHLQKLLREFKERRGESLQLTALGYFGSYARGEASPDSDVDVVFKTDYPNLLLTSRLRLDLIELLNRPVDVIRYRENMNPRFKARLDREAIYI, from the coding sequence ATGACCATTTCACAGGTAGAGGGCCAACACATAATTTCTCCAGAGCACCTGCAAAAGCTTTTGCGAGAATTTAAAGAGCGACGGGGAGAAAGTCTTCAGCTAACTGCTTTGGGTTACTTTGGCTCCTACGCCCGTGGAGAAGCCAGCCCTGACAGCGATGTAGATGTTGTGTTTAAGACGGATTATCCCAACTTATTACTGACCTCGCGGCTGCGACTAGACTTAATAGAGCTGCTCAACCGCCCAGTAGATGTCATCCGCTATCGCGAAAACATGAATCCTCGCTTTAAGGCACGTTTAGACAGAGAAGCCATCTACATCTGA
- a CDS encoding Uma2 family endonuclease, translating to MVIAAPEPKSDLHPVGEQRVLLRGVSWQGYLQILEALPQSRGSRLTYDDGVLEITVPLEDHEFSGRLIERFILTLVELMGLRIKTMGSTTMNYPGLRKGAEPDNAYYIQNQPLVKGRNVVFGEDPPPDLVVEVDITHTDIAKNQFYASLGVPEFWRFNGKVWRVYVLQDAVYSEVELSPTFPQVPKEWLYEFLATAKDDEIAAVQDLRAWWQMNH from the coding sequence ATGGTTATTGCTGCTCCAGAACCCAAGTCTGACCTGCACCCGGTGGGGGAGCAGCGGGTGTTGCTGCGCGGGGTCTCCTGGCAGGGATACCTGCAAATTTTAGAGGCGCTGCCCCAGTCGCGTGGGTCGCGGCTCACCTACGACGACGGAGTTTTGGAAATTACCGTGCCGTTAGAAGACCACGAATTTTCAGGGCGGCTAATTGAGCGGTTTATTTTGACCCTGGTGGAACTGATGGGCCTGCGGATTAAGACCATGGGGTCAACCACGATGAACTACCCTGGCCTCAGGAAAGGGGCTGAGCCCGACAACGCCTACTACATTCAAAACCAACCCCTGGTGAAGGGGCGCAATGTGGTGTTTGGCGAAGACCCGCCGCCCGACCTGGTGGTTGAGGTAGACATTACCCACACCGATATTGCCAAAAATCAGTTCTACGCCAGCCTGGGGGTGCCCGAGTTTTGGCGCTTTAACGGTAAGGTTTGGCGGGTATATGTACTGCAAGACGCTGTTTATAGCGAAGTAGAGCTAAGCCCAACGTTTCCTCAGGTGCCCAAGGAATGGCTCTATGAGTTTCTCGCTACCGCTAAGGATGATGAAATTGCTGCGGTGCAAGACCTGCGAGCCTGGTGGCAGATGAATCATTAA
- a CDS encoding DUF2795 domain-containing protein, giving the protein MATVNPIQVQKFLKGMEYPASKQDVLDHAKQQGADENVCSTLEQMPDQEFETPADVSKAIGQID; this is encoded by the coding sequence ATGGCGACCGTTAACCCCATTCAGGTGCAAAAGTTTTTGAAAGGTATGGAGTATCCGGCCAGTAAGCAGGATGTGCTTGACCACGCCAAACAGCAAGGCGCGGACGAAAATGTCTGCTCCACCCTCGAACAAATGCCCGATCAGGAGTTTGAAACCCCCGCCGATGTCAGCAAAGCGATCGGCCAGATTGACTGA
- a CDS encoding ATP-dependent DNA helicase RecQ, whose product MAQRPKSVTREQICQTAKSKLGYDSLRAGQEDAIAALLKGHDVLAVMPTGSGKSAIYQLAGALIPGATVVISPLLALQQDQVESIAEQTVGAAVAVNSTLSKAEREEAFESLADDELEFIFLAPEQFNNAETLERLRAVKPSLFVIDEAHCISEWGHDFRPDYLRLGAVIDSLGHPQVLALTATAAPAVREEIISQLNMRDYEVVVQGFDRPNIWLEVRRFEDEAEKEAALIDQVVRAKKPGIVYVATRKQAESVAETLEDRGVQAIAYHAGLKTSDREAAQAAFMGDQAEVIVATTAFGMGIDKSNVRFVIHHTISDSVDAYYQEIGRAGRDGEKSFALLFYRADDLNIRRFLSSTGQVDGQQVEQVAAVILAQSEPLTRQAVKAQTELSQSKVATAINHLEAVGLVELLPTGEAVVSDTAPEVGEAAEAAMQAQERYQNYVRSRLEMVRGYAEVRGCRREYLLNYFGEKHNPPCGFCDNCQAGVASDSDGVDQPFAMNSQVVHASWGEGMVMRYEGDKIVILFDQVGYKTLDVELAVQQGLLKPVK is encoded by the coding sequence ATGGCCCAGCGACCCAAATCGGTGACCAGGGAACAAATCTGTCAAACGGCAAAATCTAAGCTGGGCTACGACTCTCTGCGGGCGGGGCAGGAAGACGCGATCGCAGCGCTGCTCAAGGGCCACGATGTTTTAGCCGTCATGCCCACAGGGTCAGGGAAATCGGCCATCTATCAGCTGGCGGGGGCGCTGATTCCGGGGGCGACGGTGGTGATTTCGCCGCTGCTGGCGCTACAGCAAGACCAGGTAGAGTCGATTGCCGAGCAGACGGTGGGCGCAGCGGTAGCCGTCAACTCTACCCTGTCTAAAGCCGAGCGGGAAGAGGCCTTTGAGTCGCTAGCCGACGACGAACTGGAGTTTATTTTTCTGGCTCCAGAACAGTTCAACAACGCAGAGACCCTAGAGCGTTTGCGGGCGGTCAAACCGTCGCTTTTTGTAATCGATGAAGCCCACTGCATCAGCGAGTGGGGCCACGATTTTCGTCCAGACTACCTGCGGCTGGGGGCGGTCATTGACAGTCTAGGCCATCCGCAGGTGCTGGCTTTGACGGCGACGGCGGCCCCGGCGGTGCGAGAAGAGATCATCAGCCAGCTCAACATGCGCGACTATGAGGTCGTCGTGCAGGGCTTCGATCGCCCCAACATCTGGCTAGAAGTGCGGCGCTTTGAGGATGAGGCCGAGAAGGAAGCGGCACTAATCGATCAGGTGGTGCGCGCTAAGAAACCGGGCATTGTCTACGTCGCCACCCGCAAACAGGCCGAGAGCGTAGCCGAGACCCTAGAAGATCGGGGTGTGCAGGCGATCGCCTACCACGCGGGCCTAAAAACCAGCGATCGCGAAGCGGCCCAGGCTGCCTTCATGGGCGACCAGGCGGAGGTGATTGTCGCCACCACCGCCTTTGGCATGGGTATCGACAAATCCAACGTGCGCTTTGTGATCCATCACACCATCAGCGATTCGGTCGATGCTTACTACCAGGAAATTGGCCGGGCCGGGCGCGACGGTGAAAAATCCTTTGCGCTTTTGTTCTACCGGGCCGATGACCTCAACATTCGCCGCTTTTTGTCCAGCACTGGCCAGGTCGATGGGCAGCAGGTCGAGCAGGTCGCCGCTGTTATTTTGGCCCAGAGTGAACCGCTAACCCGCCAGGCTGTGAAAGCCCAGACGGAGCTTTCGCAGTCAAAGGTGGCCACGGCTATCAACCACTTAGAAGCGGTGGGCCTCGTTGAGCTGCTGCCGACGGGGGAGGCGGTGGTCAGTGACACTGCCCCCGAGGTGGGTGAGGCGGCTGAGGCCGCGATGCAGGCCCAGGAGCGGTACCAAAACTACGTGCGATCGCGCCTCGAAATGGTGCGCGGCTATGCCGAAGTGCGGGGGTGTCGCCGCGAGTACCTGCTCAACTACTTTGGCGAAAAGCACAATCCACCCTGCGGCTTTTGCGACAACTGTCAGGCGGGGGTTGCGAGCGATAGCGACGGGGTTGACCAACCCTTTGCCATGAATAGCCAGGTGGTTCACGCCTCCTGGGGCGAAGGCATGGTCATGCGCTACGAAGGCGACAAAATTGTGATTTTATTTGACCAGGTCGGCTACAAAACCCTCGATGTTGAGCTGGCCGTTCAGCAGGGTCTGCTGAAGCCGGTCAAGTAA
- a CDS encoding AbrB/MazE/SpoVT family DNA-binding domain-containing protein — protein sequence MGTAIRTRIVRIGNSQGIRIPKLLLEQSGLNAEVEIEVEGDHLVVRTAPRQRVGWDEAFAAMAACADDRPLDDFSTTAWDAAEWEW from the coding sequence ATGGGTACCGCGATTAGAACCCGCATCGTTCGAATTGGCAATTCCCAAGGGATTCGCATTCCCAAACTGCTGCTAGAGCAGAGTGGCCTAAACGCCGAGGTCGAAATTGAGGTAGAGGGCGACCACCTGGTGGTTCGCACCGCCCCCCGTCAGCGCGTCGGCTGGGACGAAGCCTTTGCCGCCATGGCCGCCTGCGCTGACGACAGGCCGCTGGATGACTTCAGCACCACCGCCTGGGATGCCGCCGAATGGGAATGGTAG
- a CDS encoding type II toxin-antitoxin system PemK/MazF family toxin, producing the protein MGMVVHRFDVFLVNLDPTVGNEIQKTRPCVVISPDEMNRYITTVIVAPMTTQGRPYPTRILCRFEGKQGQIILDQIRTVDKVRLVKKLGQISLDEQRRVLETLAELFAE; encoded by the coding sequence ATGGGAATGGTAGTTCATCGCTTTGATGTCTTTTTGGTCAACCTCGACCCCACCGTTGGCAACGAAATTCAGAAAACTCGGCCCTGCGTGGTGATCTCCCCCGACGAGATGAATCGCTACATCACCACGGTAATTGTGGCCCCCATGACGACCCAGGGCAGACCCTACCCGACTCGCATTCTCTGCCGCTTTGAGGGCAAGCAGGGCCAGATTATTCTCGATCAAATTCGTACCGTCGATAAAGTTCGCCTGGTCAAAAAGCTGGGTCAAATTAGCTTAGACGAGCAAAGACGGGTGCTCGAAACCCTGGCGGAGCTGTTTGCCGAGTAG
- a CDS encoding nucleoside deaminase produces the protein MGDVSEQDLGHLRRAIALSHLAREAGNRPFGAVLADASGQVLAEAENNQITEQDCTGHAETVLLRQMEKGLSLDTLKDCTLYASTEPCPMCAGAIFWSGVGRLVYALGGDRLYALQGESPFQLPLGVREVLRHGKRPVEVVGPVLADEALAAFEGFF, from the coding sequence ATGGGCGATGTGAGTGAGCAAGATTTGGGCCATCTGCGGCGGGCGATCGCCCTTTCCCACCTGGCCCGCGAGGCTGGCAACCGCCCCTTTGGCGCGGTGCTGGCCGATGCCTCAGGGCAAGTCCTCGCCGAGGCCGAAAATAACCAGATCACCGAGCAAGACTGCACCGGCCACGCCGAAACCGTGCTGCTGCGGCAAATGGAGAAAGGTCTAAGCCTCGACACCCTCAAAGACTGCACCCTCTACGCCAGCACCGAACCCTGCCCCATGTGCGCCGGGGCGATCTTTTGGAGCGGGGTGGGGCGTTTGGTCTATGCCCTGGGCGGCGATCGCCTCTACGCCCTCCAGGGTGAGTCGCCTTTTCAGCTGCCCCTGGGTGTTCGTGAAGTGCTCCGGCACGGCAAGCGCCCGGTGGAGGTGGTTGGGCCGGTGCTTGCAGACGAAGCGCTAGCGGCTTTTGAAGGATTTTTCTAA
- a CDS encoding YiaA/YiaB family inner membrane protein, with protein sequence MSSIQPPSSHSPAWIAQTWLAFGLSVGSLALGIFCLPVDAWVKGYMGMGTMFALGSTASLSKTVRDLHEAKQVTARIDEAKVEKLLADHHPLR encoded by the coding sequence ATGAGTTCTATTCAGCCGCCATCGAGCCACAGCCCAGCCTGGATCGCGCAAACCTGGCTAGCCTTTGGGCTGTCGGTGGGCAGCTTGGCGCTGGGCATTTTTTGTCTGCCGGTAGACGCCTGGGTCAAGGGCTACATGGGCATGGGCACCATGTTTGCCCTGGGCTCTACCGCCAGCCTGTCTAAGACCGTGCGCGACCTGCACGAAGCCAAGCAGGTGACCGCCCGCATCGATGAGGCCAAGGTCGAAAAGCTGTTGGCCGACCACCACCCGCTGAGGTAA
- a CDS encoding SDR family oxidoreductase translates to MLNVENKVIAITGASSGIGEATAKLLAEHGAKVVLGARRADRLEKLVEEIRRQGGSAEFKPVNVADREDMKAFIYFAKDTFGRVDVIFNNAGVMPLSPMSALKVEEWDTMINVNINGVLNGIAAGLPIMEAQGGGQFINTASIAAHVVAPTAAVYCATKYAVWAISEGLRQESKNIRVTTISPGVVETELGSDITDDSAQAALKEFRKSGLTPDAIARAVVYAVSQPDDVDVNEMIVRPLASAF, encoded by the coding sequence ATGCTAAATGTAGAGAACAAAGTCATTGCTATCACAGGGGCGAGTAGCGGCATTGGTGAAGCCACCGCCAAGTTACTGGCTGAGCATGGCGCAAAGGTGGTGCTGGGGGCCCGACGCGCAGACAGGCTAGAAAAGCTTGTGGAAGAAATTCGTCGTCAGGGTGGCTCGGCAGAATTCAAGCCGGTGAACGTTGCCGATCGCGAGGATATGAAGGCATTCATTTACTTCGCTAAAGACACCTTTGGTCGAGTTGATGTCATTTTTAATAACGCGGGTGTCATGCCTTTGTCTCCCATGAGTGCCCTCAAAGTTGAGGAATGGGACACGATGATCAACGTCAATATCAACGGCGTGCTGAATGGCATTGCCGCAGGTTTACCGATCATGGAAGCCCAGGGCGGCGGTCAGTTTATCAATACCGCATCGATTGCTGCCCATGTGGTGGCACCAACTGCCGCAGTCTACTGTGCAACCAAATACGCGGTTTGGGCCATTTCCGAAGGGCTGAGGCAGGAATCAAAAAACATCCGCGTGACCACGATCTCTCCGGGGGTTGTGGAGACAGAGCTTGGCTCTGATATTACAGACGATTCAGCCCAAGCGGCACTGAAAGAATTTCGCAAGAGTGGCTTAACTCCAGACGCGATCGCCAGAGCCGTTGTATACGCCGTATCCCAACCCGATGATGTGGATGTCAATGAAATGATTGTTCGCCCGCTAGCCAGTGCCTTCTAG
- a CDS encoding SDR family NAD(P)-dependent oxidoreductase — MAQDTTKIALITGSSRGLGRNTALALAKKGVDVIVTYRSNEAEAKRVVSAIAEIGGKAVALQLDTSDTKTFDDFAAKIRQLLQDTWQTEQFDFLVNNAGIGVYAPFAETTEDEFDRLMNIHLKGVFFLTQKLLPLIKDGGRIVNLSSGLARFALPGYAAYAAMKGAIEVLTRYLAKELGQRQIAVNVVAPGAIETDFAEGAVRDNPEINSFIASQTALGRVGLPDDIGGAIASLLSEDNRWVNAQRIEVSGGMFL, encoded by the coding sequence ATGGCACAGGATACGACAAAGATTGCTTTAATCACCGGATCGAGCCGAGGGTTGGGCAGAAATACTGCTTTAGCCCTGGCCAAAAAAGGGGTTGATGTCATTGTGACGTATCGCAGCAATGAGGCAGAAGCAAAGCGTGTAGTCTCTGCGATCGCAGAAATTGGCGGTAAAGCTGTTGCGCTGCAACTGGACACGTCTGACACCAAAACCTTTGACGATTTCGCGGCAAAAATCAGGCAATTGCTTCAGGACACGTGGCAAACCGAACAGTTTGATTTTCTGGTTAACAACGCTGGGATTGGTGTTTACGCGCCGTTTGCAGAAACAACCGAGGACGAGTTCGATCGCCTCATGAACATTCACCTGAAAGGTGTTTTCTTCCTCACCCAGAAACTTCTACCGCTGATTAAAGACGGTGGACGCATTGTCAATCTCTCCTCTGGTCTGGCTCGTTTTGCCCTGCCCGGCTACGCCGCTTACGCCGCCATGAAGGGGGCGATCGAGGTGTTGACTCGATACCTGGCAAAGGAATTAGGCCAGCGACAGATTGCGGTAAACGTCGTGGCCCCTGGCGCGATTGAAACCGATTTTGCCGAAGGTGCAGTGCGTGACAACCCAGAGATAAACAGCTTCATCGCCTCGCAGACGGCCCTAGGCCGCGTTGGTCTGCCTGACGACATTGGCGGAGCGATCGCATCGTTACTTTCCGAAGACAACCGATGGGTCAATGCCCAGAGAATTGAAGTCTCTGGCGGCATGTTTCTCTAA
- a CDS encoding AraC family transcriptional regulator: MTLATLSQGTAISACQGLAALVAQHTDRQGDGTHPTAIGQLEFLRESSDSTAIHGVSEPIFAIVIQGKKEVLLGEETYQYGAAQYLVVSVDLPLSGFVTEATPDQPYLGFKLNLDPVQLCDIIAQIQPQTEKKENSVRGLFVSNADVALIDCAIRLTRLLDTPQDIPFLAPIVIREIYYRLLMGEQGEAVRQIATSGSNMQRIAEVIKQIKADFTKPLRVEDLAGQANMSAASFHRHFKTVTSMSPLQYQKQLRLLEARRLMLVENADATHTAHQVGYESPSQFSREYSRMFGAPPIKDIERLRTA, encoded by the coding sequence ATGACGCTTGCAACACTGAGCCAGGGTACAGCCATAAGTGCGTGTCAAGGGCTGGCGGCATTAGTAGCACAGCACACTGACCGCCAGGGAGACGGTACTCATCCAACTGCGATTGGTCAGTTAGAATTCCTGCGAGAATCGTCTGATTCCACGGCAATCCACGGCGTTTCTGAACCGATTTTCGCGATCGTGATTCAGGGTAAAAAAGAAGTATTGCTGGGTGAGGAAACCTATCAGTACGGTGCCGCTCAGTATCTTGTTGTCTCGGTAGATTTGCCGCTGAGTGGATTTGTGACAGAGGCGACACCAGATCAGCCCTATTTAGGGTTTAAGTTGAACTTAGACCCGGTTCAGCTCTGTGACATTATTGCTCAAATCCAACCCCAGACGGAGAAGAAAGAAAACTCAGTGAGAGGCTTGTTCGTGAGCAACGCCGATGTCGCATTGATTGATTGCGCCATTCGACTGACACGGCTTTTGGATACGCCGCAGGATATTCCGTTCCTGGCACCAATAGTGATTCGCGAAATCTATTACCGTCTGTTGATGGGCGAACAGGGCGAAGCGGTTCGTCAGATTGCAACATCTGGAAGTAACATGCAGCGCATTGCTGAAGTCATCAAACAGATTAAAGCTGATTTTACGAAGCCGTTGCGGGTTGAAGATCTAGCTGGGCAAGCCAATATGTCTGCTGCATCCTTCCATCGTCACTTTAAGACGGTTACCTCGATGAGTCCACTGCAATATCAAAAACAATTGAGGCTGCTGGAAGCGCGTCGGCTGATGCTGGTTGAAAATGCCGACGCGACCCATACAGCCCATCAGGTCGGGTATGAAAGTCCTTCACAGTTTAGCCGCGAATATTCCCGCATGTTTGGAGCACCACCCATCAAAGATATTGAGCGTTTGCGAACAGCTTGA
- a CDS encoding FdhF/YdeP family oxidoreductase, producing MIDRPQPDSDAPSSAETHLATVKSSIEDEAIPAPQVGGGLPVIQYWAQKTLSPQGPQIWQTLLHKSACLSCAWGTGGQKGGFANELEEPLQRCMKSVQAISSELQPGLGDHFFDRHTISELQALTSRQADRLGRLSFPVIRRAGADHYEPISWEEIYQLTTAGLALSPERVASYSSGRSSNEAAFLLQLMVRALGSNNLADCSDLCHAPSTVSLNKVFGTGTSLVSLESLRQADCVVLVGSNAPANHPRLMNELIELRDRGGKVIVINPVKEVGLVKFGSPAHPLRLVQGQDIASLFLQPIPGSDLALFVGIQKVLLERGWVQFDYLKAHTENWQEVIDQVAATDWESIIATCGLSLTEIVAAAELIHSSRNVVFAWAMGITHQANSVDNIYSIANTALMTGNVGKPGAGLMPIRGHSNVQGFGSMGVTAHLKDSIREALEKLLGKSLRREPGYDARALIEAADRGEVDTLLCLGGNLYAANPDLGQAKRALGNIDTIVYLATKPNLGHFHGLARQNTIIVPVYARFENPHKTTVESGNNFVRLNSPGKTHLKDADLVTEIDFLAELAHRLHGEEPIQWRRLHDPRYVRQLIAQTIPGYDKIGEIDDTSAEFTIGGRIFLEPKFPTPSGKAEMQLTPLPKLTLPTLEDFGLMPEHQPALVLALITGRSYGQHNTVVYKEGDEYRGMPHRQCILMNPLDAERAGFSQHQRVSVRGDAGQLDGIEIIYGEVRSGAALMFYPEANVLMKARIEKRSGTPAYKRVPVAVFI from the coding sequence ATGATCGATCGCCCTCAACCCGACAGCGACGCCCCATCGTCCGCCGAAACTCACCTGGCGACGGTCAAATCTAGCATCGAAGACGAGGCTATCCCTGCTCCCCAGGTGGGTGGCGGCCTGCCAGTGATTCAGTACTGGGCGCAAAAGACCCTCTCCCCCCAGGGGCCGCAGATCTGGCAAACCCTGCTGCACAAGAGCGCCTGCCTATCGTGCGCCTGGGGCACCGGGGGGCAAAAGGGCGGCTTTGCCAACGAGCTAGAAGAACCGCTCCAGCGCTGTATGAAAAGTGTGCAGGCGATTTCGTCAGAGCTGCAACCGGGCCTGGGCGACCACTTCTTCGATCGCCACACCATTTCAGAACTGCAAGCCCTCACCTCCCGCCAGGCCGATCGCCTCGGTCGCCTGAGCTTTCCGGTGATTCGCCGGGCCGGGGCTGACCACTACGAGCCGATTAGCTGGGAGGAGATCTACCAGCTCACTACCGCTGGCCTGGCGCTGTCGCCAGAGCGGGTGGCCTCCTACAGTTCGGGCCGATCGTCCAACGAAGCCGCCTTTCTGCTCCAGCTCATGGTGCGGGCGCTGGGCTCTAACAACCTGGCCGACTGTTCTGACCTGTGCCACGCTCCTTCCACCGTCAGCCTCAACAAAGTCTTTGGCACCGGCACTTCCCTGGTGAGTCTGGAGAGTTTGCGTCAGGCCGACTGCGTGGTGCTGGTGGGCTCCAACGCCCCCGCCAACCACCCCCGGCTGATGAATGAGCTGATCGAACTGCGCGATCGCGGCGGCAAAGTGATCGTCATCAACCCGGTGAAAGAGGTGGGGCTGGTCAAGTTTGGCTCCCCGGCGCACCCGCTGCGGCTGGTGCAGGGCCAAGACATTGCTTCGCTGTTTTTGCAGCCCATACCGGGCAGCGACCTGGCCCTGTTTGTGGGCATTCAAAAGGTGCTGCTGGAGCGGGGCTGGGTGCAGTTTGACTACCTCAAGGCCCACACCGAAAACTGGCAGGAGGTGATCGACCAGGTGGCCGCCACCGATTGGGAATCGATTATTGCCACCTGCGGCCTCTCGCTGACGGAGATTGTCGCCGCCGCCGAGCTGATCCACAGCAGCCGGAACGTGGTCTTTGCCTGGGCCATGGGCATCACCCACCAGGCCAACAGCGTTGACAATATCTACAGCATCGCCAACACCGCCCTGATGACCGGCAACGTCGGCAAGCCCGGCGCGGGCCTGATGCCGATTCGCGGCCACTCGAATGTGCAGGGCTTTGGCTCGATGGGGGTGACGGCCCACCTCAAAGACAGCATTCGCGAGGCGTTGGAGAAACTGCTGGGCAAATCGCTGCGGCGCGAACCGGGCTACGACGCCCGCGCCCTGATCGAGGCCGCCGACCGGGGCGAGGTCGATACCCTGCTGTGCCTGGGGGGCAACCTCTACGCCGCCAACCCCGACCTGGGTCAGGCCAAACGCGCCCTGGGCAACATCGACACCATTGTCTATTTGGCCACCAAGCCCAACTTGGGCCACTTCCACGGACTGGCCCGGCAAAACACCATCATCGTGCCGGTCTACGCCCGCTTCGAGAACCCCCACAAAACCACCGTCGAGTCGGGCAACAACTTTGTGCGGCTCAACAGCCCCGGCAAGACCCACCTCAAAGATGCCGACCTGGTGACCGAGATCGACTTTCTGGCGGAGCTGGCCCACCGCCTGCACGGAGAAGAGCCGATTCAGTGGCGGCGGCTGCACGACCCCCGCTACGTGCGCCAGCTGATCGCCCAGACCATCCCCGGCTACGACAAAATTGGCGAGATCGATGACACCAGCGCCGAGTTCACCATCGGCGGGCGCATTTTTCTGGAGCCGAAGTTCCCCACACCCTCGGGAAAGGCCGAAATGCAGCTCACACCGCTGCCCAAGCTGACGCTGCCAACGCTGGAGGATTTTGGGCTGATGCCAGAGCACCAGCCCGCCCTGGTGCTGGCGCTGATCACCGGGCGCAGCTACGGCCAGCACAACACCGTAGTCTACAAAGAGGGCGACGAGTACCGGGGCATGCCCCACCGCCAGTGCATATTGATGAATCCTTTAGATGCTGAGCGGGCGGGCTTTAGTCAGCACCAGCGAGTGAGCGTGCGGGGCGACGCGGGGCAGCTCGATGGCATTGAGATTATCTATGGGGAGGTGCGATCGGGCGCGGCACTGATGTTTTACCCCGAAGCGAATGTGCTGATGAAGGCGCGGATCGAGAAACGGTCGGGAACGCCAGCCTACAAGCGGGTGCCGGTGGCGGTCTTTATCTAA
- a CDS encoding SWIM zinc finger family protein, whose translation MANFSRTWWGKNFIDAIERLTDSGRLQRGRSYAKGGKVKSFDIDGGLVIATVRGSVNPYFGVYTEPTYITSIDFEPISQAKWTAAIALIASKASLISRLLLNEIPDNIEDSFKTLGLNLLPASAKDFKTKCSCPDYSNPCKHIAGVYYLIAAELDRDPFLLFELRGLSREALKAELAKSPLGQALSAELSAQQRPPVPVEHYYTQPQMAEATAPSLKAFWQGEKRLPQTIEVATTSAVPAILVKKQGDFPAFWSRDNSFIAAMEGLCDRVRSKNKDRL comes from the coding sequence GGGGAAAAAACTTTATCGATGCGATCGAGCGCCTGACCGACTCGGGTCGATTGCAGCGGGGGCGCTCCTACGCCAAGGGCGGCAAGGTCAAAAGTTTTGATATTGACGGCGGATTAGTCATAGCGACGGTACGCGGGTCGGTGAACCCCTACTTTGGGGTATACACAGAGCCTACCTACATCACGAGCATCGATTTTGAGCCCATCAGTCAAGCCAAGTGGACGGCGGCGATCGCCCTGATCGCCTCCAAAGCCAGCCTGATCTCCCGGCTGCTGCTCAACGAAATCCCCGACAATATCGAAGACAGCTTCAAAACCCTGGGGCTAAACCTGCTGCCCGCCAGCGCCAAAGACTTCAAGACCAAATGCTCCTGCCCCGACTACAGCAACCCCTGCAAACACATCGCCGGGGTCTACTACCTGATCGCCGCCGAACTCGATCGCGACCCGTTTCTGCTGTTTGAGCTGCGCGGTCTTTCGCGGGAAGCGCTCAAAGCCGAGCTGGCCAAATCGCCCCTGGGGCAGGCGCTCTCAGCGGAGCTTTCGGCTCAGCAGCGCCCTCCGGTGCCAGTGGAGCATTACTACACCCAGCCTCAGATGGCTGAAGCCACGGCCCCCAGCCTGAAGGCCTTTTGGCAGGGTGAAAAGCGCCTGCCCCAAACCATTGAGGTGGCGACTACATCGGCGGTGCCAGCGATCTTGGTGAAAAAGCAGGGCGACTTCCCCGCCTTTTGGAGTCGCGACAACTCGTTCATCGCAGCGATGGAGGGTCTGTGCGATCGCGTCCGCAGCAAAAACAAAGACCGCCTATAG